CGGTTATACGATCGGATGGGCAAGCTAATCAGAGACAGTCAGGCGAAAGGGAAGGAGGCGGGCACTGCGCTGGGCGGTGGCGGAGATATGTCCACACGGCATATCGTCAACTTTTTCAATGCGGTGCGCGGTACTGAAAAGCAAAACTCGACCATTGCAGATGGGGTAAGAAGTACGCTGTTGAGTCATCTGGCCAACATTTCGTACCGTACTGGTAAATTTCTGAAAACCGATCCCGAAAACGGGCACATCCAGGATCAGCAGGCGATGAAACTCTGGACCAGGGCCTATGAGCCGGGATGGGAGCCGAAGATTTAATTGCGTACCTATGAAAACCACCGTGCTTTTCGGCCTCACCGCTCTGCTTCTTAGCTTTTCTGTTTGTGCTCAGGAAATGGAGACCAATGAAGATGAGCGCAAAGTGAATGCCTATGTTTTGCCAGAACTGCTCAGGACAAATTCAGGAAAGCTGGTGCGAAACGTGCGGGACTGGGAGCGCGTGCGCCGGCCTGAAATTCTCGCCGCGTTTGAGGACTATATTTTTGGAAAAACACCGGTGCGCAAACTTCCTCCAAGAATTGCCGTCACCTCTGTCGACCAGAAAGCCTTAAACGGGAAGGCCATTAGAAAACAAATCACAGTTTTCTTTTCTCAAAAGGACAAACCCAAAATTGATATCCTTCTTTATTTGCCTGCGGGCACACGAAAACCTTTTCCGGTATTTTTAGCTCTCAATTTCGAAGGAAATCACTCTGTTTGTGCCGATTCCGGTATAACCATAAGTCAGCGCTGGATGAGATACGACAAGGTGCGCGGGATAGAAAATCATTATGCTACGGCAGCCAGTAGGGGCTCCCGGGCCGAACGCTGGCCGGTTGAAGAGATATTGCAGCGGGGGTATGGCCTGGCGACGGTTTATCAGGGAGATGTGGAACTGGACCGTCCGGAAAGATCGCCAGATGATATCCATGCGATGTTTCGCAAACCCGGGCCAGGCGATTGGGGAGGTATAGCGGCTTGGTCATGGGGCCTGAGCCGTGTCATGGATTACCTGGTCACGGACACGCAGGTAGATGCCAAAAAAGTTGCAGTGCTGGGACATTCGCGACTGGGTAAAGCTGCGCTCTGGGCCGGAGCGCTGGATAAAAGATTTGCGATGGTCATTTCCAACAATTCCGGAGAAGGAGGTGCATCATTGTACCGACGAAATTTTGGAGAAACGATTGCAGACCTCACCAGAGCGGTGCCATACTGGTTTTGTGAGAATTTCAGCGAATTTAGTGGGCACGAAAATGATTTGCCTGTGGATGCGCATGAACTGATTGCCCTGATGGCGCCTAGACCCGTGTATGTGGCAAGCGCTGTGGAAGACACATGGGCGGATCCGCGGGGGGAATTTTTGTCTCTTTATCACGCAAGTCCTGCTTATCATTTATACGGGCTCAGAGGACTGGAAAGCAATCGGCAGCCCGACGTCGGACAAAATGCCGGAGCCGGAGTATTGGGCTACCATTTAAGGAAAGGTGATCACGAATTAACACGTATTGATTGGCAATATTTTCTCAACTTTGCCGACAGGTACTTTAAGAAAAAAATGTAACAACGGCTTGCAAAGCCCTGATTGCTCATAAATCCATTTTCGTTTTCAATATTGTTCAATGAAGCTAAGATCCTACGCCCCTTTTGTTATTCTAATCCTCACCAGTTTCCGTGCCCTTGCGCAGGATGACAAGGTTCTGTGGTACAAGGCACCCGCCAAAGAGTGGACCGATGCATTACCTGTAGGCAATGGCCGGCTGGGAGGAATGGTGCACGGGCGCTACGACAAGGAACTGATCCAGCTCAACGAAGAGAGTGTATGGGCCGGGAGCAAGATCAATAACAACAATCCGCAATCGGCGGCACATCTGGGGGAGATACAGCAGGCGATTTTCAAAGGAGAATATAAAAACGCGGTATCGCTGGCGGATCAATACATGGTGGGTACGCCTCCGCGGGTGCGTTCCTATCAGCCGCTCGGAAACCTGTTTATCGAATATCCTTTTAAAGGACAACCTGAAAGCTACCGGCGGAGCCTCACGCTTTCTTCCGGTATTTCCAGGACCGAATTTACGGTCCAAGGGAATAGAGTGGTGCAGGACGTGTATGTTTCGGCTCCGGGTGATGTGATGGTACTGACGATCACAGCCACGCAACCGGTTGACATGGATATTTATCTGAACAGGGAACGGGATGTGAACAGTTACCAAAGCAGTGCAGGAATTGCTTTTTTTGAAGGCCAGATCAATGACAAGGAAGACAAGCGGGTAGGACCCGGAGGAAAGCACATGCGATTCGCAACGGCCATGAAGTTACTGGAAACAGATGGCAATACTTCGGCGCTGCAATCAGCCAGTACTTCGGGGTTCAGGATTACCGGTGCGAAAAAGCTGGTGATCGTGCTGACAGGCGCTACAGATTACAATATTGAAAAGCTGGATTGTGATGCTTCAATAGATCCGCTTGCAATTTGCAAGTCTAAATTAGCTGCGAACGCCGGAAAGTCCGAAACGCTGTTGAGAAAAATCCATCTTGCTGACCACCGCGCTTTTTTTGATCGCGTGAGTCTGAAGCTGGGCGCGCAGGCAAACAGCGATCTTCCCACCGACGAGCGGCTGAACCGGGTAAAAGCGGGTGGGGTGGACCTGGACCTGATCGCCCTGTATTACCAGTATGGAAGATACCTGCTGATGGCTTCTTCGCGGAAACCGGGCCGTTTGCCTGCCAATTTGCAGGGAATCTGGAACGAAAGTTATGAAGCACCGTGGAATGCCGATTTCCATACGAACATCAATTTGCAAATGAACTATTGGCCGGCTGAATCGGGGAATCTGTCGGAAACGGCCGATCCCCTGATCCATTTTATGGAAAAGATCACCGGTCCGGGCGGCGTTACGGCCAAAGAAATGTACAAGGCTAGGGGCTGGACGCTGCATCATTTGACCGACCCGTTTGGAAGGACAGGAGTGGCAGACGGGGTCTGGGGTGTATCACCCATGGCGGGCCCGTGGATGACTTTTCCGTTGTACGAACACTATGCATTCACCGGCGATATTAATTATCTGCGAAAAACGGCGTATCCGGTTCTGAAAGGATCTGTGGAATTTGTTCTGGATTTTCTGATCAAATCCCCGGAGGGTTACCTTGTAACAAACCCTTCTCATTCCCCGGAAAATGCCTTTTTTGTACCCGGAACCGATAAAAAGGAGCGTTCACAACTGTCGTATGCTGCTACAATCGACACGGAGATTATTCATGGATTATTCAATTATTATTTAAAATCGGCAGAAATTCTGAAACTGGATACCGATCTGGTCAGTAAGGTGAAACGAGCTCAGAAACAGCTTCCTCCCCTTAAAGTGGCCGCAAACGGAACTTTGCAGGAGTGGATCGAGGATTATGAGGAGGCGGAACCGGGCCATCGGCATATTTCCCACCTGCTGGGTTTACATCCCCTGAACCTGATTTCTCCGAAAGATCCCATGCTATTTGAAGCTGCCAGGAAGACAATCGCCCGGCGCCTTTCTAACGGGGGCGGGCAGACAGGATGGAGCAGGGCATGGATCACCAATTTTTATGCGCGCCTGCTCGACGGCGACAAGGCCGGTGATCACCTGCAGGTGCTGCTGCAAAGAAGCACAGTGAATAATCTCTTTAATACCCACCCGCCTTTCCAGATCGACGGAAATTTCGGAGGTGCGGCCGCGATAGCTGAGATGCTGCTACAGTCTCACAATGGTGAACTTCATATTTTGCCCGCACTTCCTTCCAGCTGGACAGAAGGCTCCGTCAAAGGTTTAAGAGGGCAGGGTGGCTACACGATCGACATCACCTGGAAAGCCGGCAAACTGACCGATCTGGTTATCAAGGCAGACCGGCCCGGTAAATATTCCGTGAAGTACAAAGAGCATGTGAGGGTCGTTGATTTCAAAAAATCGGGTGCTCGGAAGGTTATTTTTTGAGGAGGGCGGTAGAAGGAGGCAATAGGGCAATGTCGTTGACTTCGGGAATTAAAGTCTGCGTATATTGTATTAAAGTATTAAATTGGACATAGTATAAGAGAGTGGAAGATGATTTTGAAATGGAATATAGAAACAAGGTAAACGAAAATACACCGCAGCGCCGGACCTCCATGAGTTTGAAAATCAAGGATTTTTGGCTTTCCATCGAGAAGGAGAGCCTTACGGAGTATGGAGGCGCAGAAAACTGACAGTCAAGAATTTAGTGTTGATCATGACCTTTCGGAAGGGCTTACAGCGCGAAATGGACCGTTTCTTTGCTCGGTTATCTGATGAAGATTTAGATATAG
This portion of the Dyadobacter sp. CECT 9275 genome encodes:
- a CDS encoding alpha/beta hydrolase, translated to MKTTVLFGLTALLLSFSVCAQEMETNEDERKVNAYVLPELLRTNSGKLVRNVRDWERVRRPEILAAFEDYIFGKTPVRKLPPRIAVTSVDQKALNGKAIRKQITVFFSQKDKPKIDILLYLPAGTRKPFPVFLALNFEGNHSVCADSGITISQRWMRYDKVRGIENHYATAASRGSRAERWPVEEILQRGYGLATVYQGDVELDRPERSPDDIHAMFRKPGPGDWGGIAAWSWGLSRVMDYLVTDTQVDAKKVAVLGHSRLGKAALWAGALDKRFAMVISNNSGEGGASLYRRNFGETIADLTRAVPYWFCENFSEFSGHENDLPVDAHELIALMAPRPVYVASAVEDTWADPRGEFLSLYHASPAYHLYGLRGLESNRQPDVGQNAGAGVLGYHLRKGDHELTRIDWQYFLNFADRYFKKKM
- a CDS encoding glycoside hydrolase family 95 protein, whose amino-acid sequence is MKLRSYAPFVILILTSFRALAQDDKVLWYKAPAKEWTDALPVGNGRLGGMVHGRYDKELIQLNEESVWAGSKINNNNPQSAAHLGEIQQAIFKGEYKNAVSLADQYMVGTPPRVRSYQPLGNLFIEYPFKGQPESYRRSLTLSSGISRTEFTVQGNRVVQDVYVSAPGDVMVLTITATQPVDMDIYLNRERDVNSYQSSAGIAFFEGQINDKEDKRVGPGGKHMRFATAMKLLETDGNTSALQSASTSGFRITGAKKLVIVLTGATDYNIEKLDCDASIDPLAICKSKLAANAGKSETLLRKIHLADHRAFFDRVSLKLGAQANSDLPTDERLNRVKAGGVDLDLIALYYQYGRYLLMASSRKPGRLPANLQGIWNESYEAPWNADFHTNINLQMNYWPAESGNLSETADPLIHFMEKITGPGGVTAKEMYKARGWTLHHLTDPFGRTGVADGVWGVSPMAGPWMTFPLYEHYAFTGDINYLRKTAYPVLKGSVEFVLDFLIKSPEGYLVTNPSHSPENAFFVPGTDKKERSQLSYAATIDTEIIHGLFNYYLKSAEILKLDTDLVSKVKRAQKQLPPLKVAANGTLQEWIEDYEEAEPGHRHISHLLGLHPLNLISPKDPMLFEAARKTIARRLSNGGGQTGWSRAWITNFYARLLDGDKAGDHLQVLLQRSTVNNLFNTHPPFQIDGNFGGAAAIAEMLLQSHNGELHILPALPSSWTEGSVKGLRGQGGYTIDITWKAGKLTDLVIKADRPGKYSVKYKEHVRVVDFKKSGARKVIF